The Metabacillus sediminilitoris genome window below encodes:
- a CDS encoding DUF2626 domain-containing protein, translated as MDRMFRVLGFWTGIFAVMFYLGDMKTTSLLFFGQTVFFVFLSYLKLSERMYIYIFGAYLTIFFVGFTYWTTFMMIPGQATGH; from the coding sequence ATGGATCGTATGTTCCGAGTACTAGGTTTTTGGACAGGAATCTTCGCTGTCATGTTCTATTTAGGTGACATGAAGACAACTTCCTTACTATTTTTCGGGCAAACAGTATTTTTCGTCTTTTTATCTTACTTAAAATTATCCGAACGCATGTACATCTATATTTTCGGTGCTTACTTAACCATTTTCTTTGTCGGATTTACGTATTGGACAACATTTATGATGATACCTGGTCAGGCTACTGGACACTAA